From the Corynebacterium zhongnanshanii genome, the window TGGCGTCGTCAAAATTGGCCAAGCGGTTCGCGTCCGCACGATTCTCACGGTGCTTGCGCTGCTCCTCCCACTGAGCCCGCGAGTTCTCCGCCCCCATCAGGGACAGCAAGGTGGAGATGGAATCACCATCACGAATCACCACGCGGTGGATCCCCCGGGCCTCCTTCGTCTTTGCGGTGATGTCCACACGGCGAGCACAGCCCACCAACGCCAGCGCGGCCTCGTTGCCGGGGGTGGACACCTCCAAGGCACTGGAGCGCCCCGGTTCGGTGAGGGAACCATGAGCCAGGAACGCGCCACGCCAGGCAGCCACACATTGATCGGTGGTACCGCCAATGATGAAGCGCGGCAATCCCCGCACCGGCCGCCCCGCGCGGTCGATCAGATGCGTACGGCGGGCGAGCTCCGTGCCGCCCTCCGACCACTTGATGATGAAGCGCTGATTGCGCCTCAAGTTTCCGGCGCCGATGGTTTGCATCTCCGCGCGCAGGTGAAAGAGGGTCTCCACTTGGTCCATGACGCGTTGGGCGGTGCAGAGGGAGTCCACCTCGGCCTCGACCACAAGGCGGCGGCCCACGACGTGCAAAGCTCCGCAGTAGCGCAATAAGCTGGCAACTTCCGCCACCATGACGTCCGGTTGCGTCACGTGGACGGCAGCTATCTCAGCCTTCACTTCCCCTGTCAGGGCCATCGGGTTGTCCTTTCACCGTTGGTAGTCACACACTAGTGACCACTATACAAATTGACGTGGTCGGGGCTGCCGTGTCACTCATGTGGAGAACCGGCAGCCCGCACACCTGTTTAGAGTGATTCCGGAAGTTCCTTCAGCGTTCCGGCCGATTGCGCACAGAAGATTTCTTGGAACACAGTCGCCACCTTGTCAGCTTTGTGCGTATCGGTCCAGCGGCCGCGGCCATCGTCTTCACGCACGTCGCGGAAGAGGATCCGCGCCCCCAGCTTCTCCGCGGCGTTGCGCAGCTGCCGTTTATCCCGCGCGTTCGGGACGCTGGACGGATCTGCAATGACGATATCCATACTCAGGTCGTGGGCATGCTGGTGCAGCATGTGCAGGTGGTGCTCCATGGACATGCCGGACATCTCCCCGATCTCCGGCACCAGGTTAAGCAGCAAGACTTTCGGCGCGTCCGAGCCATTCATCGCCTCCACGAGTTGCGGTACCAGGACGTGCGGAATCACGCTGGAAAACCAGGATCCGGGCCCCATCGTCACCAGGTCGGCGTTCGTGATTGCCTCCACCGCGGCTGGCGAGGCGTCGGGCTTGTCGGGAATGAGCCGGACACGCCGCACCTGTCCCACCGTCGACGCCACGGCCACCTGCCCCCGCACGCTCACGATCTCCTGCGGGTCCTCTTCAATATCGGCCACCGCGGCCTCCAGATCCAGTGGAATCGGACACATGGGGATGACGCGCCCGTGCACACCGAAGAGGTCCCCGATTTCGTCGAGGGCCGCCAGCTCGTCCCCCATCACCTGGGCAAGACCCGTGATGAGGAAGTTGCCCACGGCGTGCCCCTTCAGTGCGCCCTTGCCACCAAAGCGGTGCTGGATCGTGTTCTGCCACAGCAGCCCACGCTCCGTGTCCTGGGCCAAGGCTGCCAGAGCCATGCGCAGATCGCCCGGGGGAAGGCAGTCAAACTCGCGCCTCATGCGTCCCGAGGAGCCGCCGTCGTCGGCAACGGTAACGATGGCGCTCACGTGATCGGCCACGATGCGTGCGGCGCGCAAGGTATTGAACAGGCCGTGCCCGCCGCCCAGGGAAGCAATGCGTGGGATTCGAGGGGCTGGGTGGTTGAGATCAGTCATGGGAACCTACTTCGCCAGATCTCGGTGAGACACCCGCGCCGTCAACCCCTGCAGGTCGAAGCGGCGCTGCAGCTCCTCGGCCAGGGCCACGCTACGGTGGTGACCGCCGGTGCAGCCTACACCCAGGCTGAGGAACTTTTTGCCCTCGTGGATAAACCCGGGAATTGTTGCCATGACCATGTTTTCCGCGGCATCCAGAAATGCGGTGGAATCCGGCTGACCCAGAACATAATCCTTGACCTGCTGGTCAGTTCCGCGGAATCCCTTGAGCTCGGGAATCCAATAAGGGTTCGCCAAGAAACGCGCGTCGAGCAGCATGTCAATATCTTTTGGAGGCCCATGCTTAAACCCGAAGGATTGAATATTGATCCGGAATTGCGCGCGGCAATCCCCGGTAAAGAGCTCTTCGATAGTGCGGCGCAACTCGTGAACATTGAGGGTGGAGGTGTCCAGCACGATGTCCGCATTCTTACGCAGATCCGCCAGGATCGCCCTCTCCTGGTTGATGCCGTCCTGCAACGTGCCCTCTTCCTGCAAGGGGTGCGTGCGGCGCAGCGCCTCGTAGCGGGAAATGAGGGTCTCGTCGGAGGCATCGAGGTACAGCACCGTGGGGCGCTTACCCGCCCGTTGCAGGGTGCTCAGCACCCCGTTGAGGGAGCCCGCGAACGCCAGGGAACGGACGTCGGTGGAAATCGCCAATCGCTCGATGGGCGAATCATCTTCGCAGGTCATCTCCACCATGCGCAGGATCAACTCAGGCGGCAGATTATCCGCAACGTACCAGCCCATGTCCTCCAGCACTGCGGCGGCGGCCTTCTTTCCCGCACCGGAAATGCCGGTCAGTACAATCAGTGACGGCGATGAATTGTCGGAGGATCGTTCGGCAGCCTGCATAGCGACAATCCTACGTGATCTCCGTGTCCGAAGGTGCCGTTTTCTCCGCGCTGGGGGCGCCCGTATCCTGCAACGCCTCCACAATCGCGGTCGCCAGCGCCGGGCCGAACCCGGGCACAGCACAAATATCGTCTACACTCGCGGATTTCACCTTGGCGACCGAGCCAAAAGCCTTGACCAGTTGTGCCCGGCGTTGCGGGCCGAGGCCAGGAATATCGTCCAGCACACTGCGGCGCATTCTGGCGGAACGCTGCTGGCGATGGAACGTGATGGCAAAGCGGTGTGCCTCGTCGCGAATCTGCTGCACCAGGTAGAGCGCCTGCGAATTGCGGGCCACGATGACCGGATACTCCTCCCCCGGCACCCACAGCTCCTCCAGGCGCTTGGCGATGCCCACCAGGAACACGTCCATGACTCCCAGCTCCTCCAGCACTGCCGCGGCGGCGTTGACCTGAGGCTGGCCGCCATCGACGATGAACAATTGGGGTGGGTAGGCGAACTTACGCGCCGCTTGTTCATCCGTATTATCCCCCGACGCCGGGCCTAGCTCCTCCTCGCCCTCCAGCAGATCGCCGGCTTCGTCTCCGAGCGGCACGGAGGTGGAGTCTGCATGGTGGCGGGCGAAGCGGCGCCGGACCACCTCGGCGATGGAGGCGACATCGTCGGAGTGACCGTCGCCGGCGGCGTCGCGAATCTTGTAGCGGCGGTAGTCGCTCTTCTTTGGCAGTCCATCTTCGAACACCACCAGCGAGGCGACCACATCCGTGCCCTGAATGTGGGAAATGTCGATACATTCGATGCGCAGCGGCGAGGTCTCCATCCACAGAGCCTCCTGCAGCTCCTGTAGGGCGGCGGAGCGGGCCGTCAGATCTCCGGACCGCTTCAGCTTGTGGTGAGCCAAGGCCTGCTGAGCATTGGTTTCCGCGGTGGTGAGCAAGGCCTTCTTATCCCCACGTTGGGGCACCCGCACCGTCACCTGTGAGCCGCGGAGGCTGGAGAGCCACTCGGTGAGTTCGTCGGCCTGCTCCGGCTGGTATTGCACCAGCACCTCCCGAGGAATGTGCTCGTAGCGCAGGGGGGTCTGTTCGAGCGGCCCTTCCGACTGCGCCCGGGGAGCGTCCGAGGCGGGGCTGTCGGCACCGGCGACTGCCGCCTCCGTGGCCTCGGCGAAGGCGGCTTCGTCGCCATAAAACTGGTGAATAAACTGCGCCAGCAACGCCTCGTTGCTGGTCTCTTGCTTCTCGACCACCCAGCCGCGCTGGCCGTGGATACGGCCGCCGCGCACGTGAAAGATCTGAACGGAGGCCTCCAGCTCATCCGTGACAAAGGCGATGAGGTCCGCGTCCGTGGAATCGGAGAACACCACCGCCTGCTTCTCCATCGCCTTATCCATGGCCTGCAGCTGGTCGCGTAAGGACGCTGCACGTTCGAAATCCAGCTCCTCCGCAGCCTGCTCCATATCCCGGCGGACTCTGCGCGTGACGCGATCGGTGTTGCCGGACAGGAAACTCATGAACTGGTTCACTTGAGCGCGGTGGTCCTCAGCGCTGATGTTGCCCACGCAGGGTGCGCTGCACTTATCGATATAGCCCAGCAGACAGGGCCGCCCCATCGCCTGGTGCCGGTTGAAGACAGTCTTCGTGCAGGTGCGCACGGGGAACACCTTGGTCAGAGACTCCAGGGTCTCCCGAATGGCCCAGGCCTTCGGGTACGGGCCGAAGTAGCGAATGCCTTTACGGCGAGGCCCGCGGTACACATAGGCGCGGGGGAACTCCTCGCGCACGCTGACCGCCAGCATCGGGTAGGACTTGTCGTCCCGGTACATCACGTTGAAGCGCGGATTAAAGCGCTTGATCCACGTGTACTCCAGGTTAAGTGCCTCCAGCTCGCTGGCGACCACGGTCCAGCGCACCTGAGACGCCGACTGGACCATCGTGCGCGTCCGCGGGTGGAGACGGTCGTAATCCTGGAAGTAGTTGGACAGGCGCGCGCGAAGGTTCTTGGCCTTGCCCACGTAGATCACACGGTCGTGGGAATCCCGAAACGTGTAAACGCCCGGTTCCGTCGGAATGGTTCCGGGCGCCGGGCGATAAGGAGCAGAGTGTGCAGTCACAGGTTAGTCTTCGTCCGGCATGTACTTGTCTTCGATCCGGCGGAACGCCTCCACCCGATCGGCGATGATCTGCTTGTCATAAATGTTGAGGGCCATCATCGGCACAAACTCAAAGTCGGGGAGCTCCAGGCGAGCCATCTTCGCGGTCGTCGGGAAGGACAATCCATAGATGATGTCCCACGTGTAAAACTGTGCGTTGACGATATTGCGGACCTCTACCCCATGGCGATTCGCGCGCACGCGGGGGCGCAGCAAGCTCAGAGCCACCACGCACAGCACCAGTCCAATGCCGATGAACGCCAGTTGGTCGCTCACGGTCACCGTCACGCCGGTGTTGCCGATGTTCACCACAACTGCCATGAACACGTGAACGGCCATGATCACGAGCACTAAGATCCACGCCAGGCGCTTCAAGAAGGGCGAGGAGAACTCGAGCTCCCAGGATTCATCCACGGCGGACGATGCGCGCTCAGCAACGGCTGAGGACTTACGCTCAGCGTTGGCTGAGGAACCATGCAGCGCGGAGGCAGAGCCTGCAGCCGCGGGGTTCTTCTGGGACTGAGATGGACCGACTGTTTCACTCACGGTGACTACCCTACTCGCCCGCGGCAATCGCGCGTAACACCAAGGCTGTGTGGATCGCCGCCGTGGCGGAATCCGCGCCCTTGTCCTCGGACGCTCCCTCAATTCCGCTGCGACCCAAGGCCTGCTCCACCGTGGAGACCGTGAGCACACCGTTGCCCACGGGCGTGCTGTGATCCAGGGCCACGCGCGTGAGGCCGTAGGTCACGGCGTCGCACACCACACGGAAATGCTCAGTCTCCCCTTCGATCACACATCCTGTGGCGACCACGGCGTCGAAAGAAGAACAGGCCGCAGCCACGGCCACCGGAAGTTCCAGCGCACCCGCCACGCGCCACTCAGACACGGTGGCGCCGGCAGCGGTGGCAGTCTCCACGGCGCGGGTGTGCAGCTTATCGGTGATCTCCGCGTTCCAGGACGCACTAATAACCGCTACCTTCAGGCCCGCAGCCTCGCCAGGGTTTACGGCAATCTGTGCCACTCCATCGTGGGCCATGGTTAGTGCTCCTTCTCTGGGGTCGATTGAGGATCGGTGAGGTGAATATGGTGCCCCATCCGATCGCGTTTTGTGCGCAGGTACACAATATTGTCCGAATTAGCAGGTAATTCCACGGGGATTCTTCCCTCGATGGTCACACCATACTTTTCCAAATCGGTCACCTTATCGGGATTATTCGTAATGAGCTGGATCGACTCCACACCTAAATCATCCAGAATCTGCGCCGCGGCGCTATATTCGCGGGCGTCGGCGGGTAATCCCTGCTCCAGATTCGCATCGACGGTATCGAAGCCCTGGTCCTGAAGCACATAGGCGCGCAATTTAGGGACCAGGCCAATCCCGCGGCCCTCCTGTCCGCGCATGTAAATCACCACGCCCGGACCGTTGGAGGCAATGTGGTGCAGCGCGAAATCCAGCTGCTCCCCGCAGTCGCACCGGCGGGAGCCCAAAATGTCACCCGTGAGGCACTCGGAGTGCACACGCACGGGTACATTCTTCTTGCCCTCAACATCACCGGAGACGATCGC encodes:
- the whiA gene encoding DNA-binding protein WhiA is translated as MALTGEVKAEIAAVHVTQPDVMVAEVASLLRYCGALHVVGRRLVVEAEVDSLCTAQRVMDQVETLFHLRAEMQTIGAGNLRRNQRFIIKWSEGGTELARRTHLIDRAGRPVRGLPRFIIGGTTDQCVAAWRGAFLAHGSLTEPGRSSALEVSTPGNEAALALVGCARRVDITAKTKEARGIHRVVIRDGDSISTLLSLMGAENSRAQWEEQRKHRENRADANRLANFDDANLRRSARAAVMAAARVERALEILGNDVPSHLAEAGHLRVRYRQASLEELGQKAEPPMTKDAVAGRIRRLLSTADKRAEELGIEDTHHAVKPEMLDNLD
- a CDS encoding gluconeogenesis factor YvcK family protein is translated as MTDLNHPAPRIPRIASLGGGHGLFNTLRAARIVADHVSAIVTVADDGGSSGRMRREFDCLPPGDLRMALAALAQDTERGLLWQNTIQHRFGGKGALKGHAVGNFLITGLAQVMGDELAALDEIGDLFGVHGRVIPMCPIPLDLEAAVADIEEDPQEIVSVRGQVAVASTVGQVRRVRLIPDKPDASPAAVEAITNADLVTMGPGSWFSSVIPHVLVPQLVEAMNGSDAPKVLLLNLVPEIGEMSGMSMEHHLHMLHQHAHDLSMDIVIADPSSVPNARDKRQLRNAAEKLGARILFRDVREDDGRGRWTDTHKADKVATVFQEIFCAQSAGTLKELPESL
- the rapZ gene encoding RNase adapter RapZ, translated to MQAAERSSDNSSPSLIVLTGISGAGKKAAAAVLEDMGWYVADNLPPELILRMVEMTCEDDSPIERLAISTDVRSLAFAGSLNGVLSTLQRAGKRPTVLYLDASDETLISRYEALRRTHPLQEEGTLQDGINQERAILADLRKNADIVLDTSTLNVHELRRTIEELFTGDCRAQFRINIQSFGFKHGPPKDIDMLLDARFLANPYWIPELKGFRGTDQQVKDYVLGQPDSTAFLDAAENMVMATIPGFIHEGKKFLSLGVGCTGGHHRSVALAEELQRRFDLQGLTARVSHRDLAK
- the uvrC gene encoding excinuclease ABC subunit UvrC, whose product is MTAHSAPYRPAPGTIPTEPGVYTFRDSHDRVIYVGKAKNLRARLSNYFQDYDRLHPRTRTMVQSASQVRWTVVASELEALNLEYTWIKRFNPRFNVMYRDDKSYPMLAVSVREEFPRAYVYRGPRRKGIRYFGPYPKAWAIRETLESLTKVFPVRTCTKTVFNRHQAMGRPCLLGYIDKCSAPCVGNISAEDHRAQVNQFMSFLSGNTDRVTRRVRRDMEQAAEELDFERAASLRDQLQAMDKAMEKQAVVFSDSTDADLIAFVTDELEASVQIFHVRGGRIHGQRGWVVEKQETSNEALLAQFIHQFYGDEAAFAEATEAAVAGADSPASDAPRAQSEGPLEQTPLRYEHIPREVLVQYQPEQADELTEWLSSLRGSQVTVRVPQRGDKKALLTTAETNAQQALAHHKLKRSGDLTARSAALQELQEALWMETSPLRIECIDISHIQGTDVVASLVVFEDGLPKKSDYRRYKIRDAAGDGHSDDVASIAEVVRRRFARHHADSTSVPLGDEAGDLLEGEEELGPASGDNTDEQAARKFAYPPQLFIVDGGQPQVNAAAAVLEELGVMDVFLVGIAKRLEELWVPGEEYPVIVARNSQALYLVQQIRDEAHRFAITFHRQQRSARMRRSVLDDIPGLGPQRRAQLVKAFGSVAKVKSASVDDICAVPGFGPALATAIVEALQDTGAPSAEKTAPSDTEIT
- a CDS encoding PH domain-containing protein, which translates into the protein MDESWELEFSSPFLKRLAWILVLVIMAVHVFMAVVVNIGNTGVTVTVSDQLAFIGIGLVLCVVALSLLRPRVRANRHGVEVRNIVNAQFYTWDIIYGLSFPTTAKMARLELPDFEFVPMMALNIYDKQIIADRVEAFRRIEDKYMPDED
- the ribH gene encoding 6,7-dimethyl-8-ribityllumazine synthase, producing MAHDGVAQIAVNPGEAAGLKVAVISASWNAEITDKLHTRAVETATAAGATVSEWRVAGALELPVAVAAACSSFDAVVATGCVIEGETEHFRVVCDAVTYGLTRVALDHSTPVGNGVLTVSTVEQALGRSGIEGASEDKGADSATAAIHTALVLRAIAAGE